TAAGGAGGTACATCTCGCTCGATCCGACTCATACCTCCAACCATTGATAATCGCCCAATTCGCACAAACTGATGCACACCTAGCACCCCACTGATTCTGGCATGGGACTCGATATGAACATGTCCTGCCAGAGCTACACCATTAGCAATAATCACGCGATCTTCGATCTCGCAATTATGCCCCACATGGACATAGGCCATCAGTAAATTGCCGTTGCCAACATGGGTAACTTCATCAGCTTCATTGGCGCGATTAATGGTGACGTACTCACGAATGCGGTTGTCATTACCGATTTTGACAAGGCTCTCAGCACCAGCATATTTCAAGTCTTGAGAATCCAAACCGATCGCTGCCCCTGGATAAATTTGGTTGCGATCGCCGATTTCAGTTCTCCCTTCGACAATGGCGTGATGCCCAATGACAGTATGAGCGCCAATTTTCACCTGTTCACCGATGACAGCATAAGCTCCAACTTTGACAGTCGGATGGAGTTGGGCATCAGGATGCACTATGGCTGTCGGGTGAATAAATTCAGACACAGGCGCATGAGACACAGGCATAAAAAGTTTGGCTCGCTTGATACTAAGTTAGATCGCTTGATTTGCGATCGCTTGGATCGCCAGATAACAAATTAAAATTTGAAACGAGAGTGAAAAGATTTAAAGGTTAACTAATGAAAACATCAATTCACCTTCGCAGGCTAATTGACCATCAACTTCAGCACGTCCATGCATCTTACCAAAGCGCTTGCGTGCAACTATCAGCTCGGTAGTAATAGTTAAGCGATCGCCAGGAACTACGGGACGGCGGAATCGAACTTTATCGATACCAGCAAATAATGAAAGTTGATTTTCCATTCCTGGTAAATGTCTTAGGACGATACCACCTACTTGCGCCATCGCCTCGACAATTAGTACACCAGGCATAATCGGTCTTTCAGGAAAATGACCTTGAAAGAATGGTTCATTAAAAGTGACATTTTTAATTCCTGTGGCAGATTTATTTGGCACAAAATCAATAATGCGATCAACTAGCAGAAATGGGTAGCGGTGAGGTAACAATTTCTGAATATCTTCAATCATTAAAACCTGACTAGTTACGCTGTTGGTACTATCAGTATTGAGTTCAGCACTATTTATGGTCGGTTCTTCGGTCAAAGTTGACATATTAACTAATTTTGCATAGGAGGAAAATGAATTGTGGGGCTATAGCTTTTGAGCTAAGGCGATCGCAAATTCAGCATGAAGATTATGGCTAGCTTTGTAGGCAAGAATATGCGCTCTCGGTAAGAATCCTAGCAAGCTTAGGTCACCAATAAGATCTAAAAGTTTATGACGACATGGTTCATCGGCAAAACGTAGAGGTGGATTGATCCACTTCTCAGCATCGCAAACCAGCGCATTTTCTAGGCTTCCGCCCTTGATTAACCCTGCCGCACGAGCTTGATCAATATATGCTGCAAGCGTAAAAGTTCTTGCGGGTGCTATTTCACTAGCAAATTTTTCGCCAAAGTTAGCGATCGCAGGTGACCAGCTAAACCACTGCTCACCAATCGCCTGAGTTGGGTATTCAATGCCATAGGTGAAGCGCAAAGTATCCGCAGGTATCGCCGTGACAAAGCTGTCACCTTTAGAAACTGTCACTGCTTCGGGGAGGGGGATTAGGCGATCGCCTTGCACTTGAGTTTTAATACCAACTTTAGCGATCGCTTCCACCCAAGGCAACGCCGACCCGTCAAGGATCGGCAATTCAGGACGATCAAGCTGAATACAGGCATTATGTACACCCATTCCAAATAAAGCGGACAGCAAATGTTCGACTGTGCGAACACCTGTGCCATTTTGGCGTAACTCCGTCGATAACTGCGAAGCCGAAACTACAGTCGTATCCGCAGGTATCTTGGCTTCACCATAGATGAAATAGCGACCTGAATTAATGGGCGCAGGACTGACAGTCACAGAAACTTGCTCACCACTATGCAACCCAATCCCCGACAACGAAAATGGGGCAGCGATCGTCTGTTGGTAGAGCATGACTAGAATTTTTCTCCTAGCCCAAAGCTAAACTGTGTACCGCCATTTGAGCCGATGCCGTAATCTACTCTGATGGAACCTAAAGGCGACTGTACCCGAACACCAATTCCATAACCTGCACCGTCACCTGGTTTATTTCTTGCTCCTGCGGGATTGCCTGGTACGGCTGAGGCCGAGCCTAGATCCGTACCATAATCAAAGAACAATACGCCCCCGACGATATTAAAGACAGGGAAGCGATATTCTGCCGAGAAGATGCCAAAACTGCGACCGCTACCTATTTTTCCTTCATCCCAGCCACGAACTGAGTTGCTACCACCTAGCTGAAAAGCTTCGTAGGGTGGCAAAGTACCGATTACAGTCCCCGCTTGAACGTTAAATGCGAGAGCCTGTGTACCTTCAGAGAAATTCAAGAAATTAACAGGGATAAAGTAGCTGTAGCTAGCACGAACTCGATTTAAGAAAACGGAACCTAAACCAATGGGAATCGACTGCTCAGTAGCAATCCGAAATACAGAGCCAGAGGATGGCTTAATCGGATTATCACGTTGATCGGTGGCATAGGCAAATTGCAGCAAGAGTAGATCGTCTTGCCCAGTACCACTAGCAGACAGAGGATTGCCGAGGGAGTCGGTAGGAGAGATCTCGTTATTGTTGCTATTGGTAATGCTGACTCGTTCGTAGCGCAATCCCAGTGAAGCCGTCGTGGCTGTGCCAAGAGGTCGTGAGAAACTAAAACCTGTACCAAGTCTGTTGATGCGCGGACTAACATTGTCAGGACCAATCCCAATTGGAGTATCAAAAATAAAGCTGAACAAGCTACGGTTAAAGATATTGGCAGTAAATGAAGTGCGATTGGGGTCACCCGCTAGCCAAGGATCGGTGAAGTTGAGGTCAAATAGTAGCTCACGTTCACCAACTTGGATGTCTAAACCGAGCTTCTGATTGTTGCCACCAAGGTTTTGTTGTTGGAAACTAACTGTACCAAATAAACCTGTGGAGGAGCTTAAACCAGCACCTGCGGCGATCGATCCTGTGTTGCGTTCTTTGACATTGACAGTCACGATTACTTTGCGTGGATCGGTACCTGGGGCAAGCCCAATGTTGAGATCTTCAAACAATCCAAGAGCAAATACCTTTTGTAAATCGCCCTGAACTGCATTTCTGTTGAAGATTTCACCTTCTTTAATCGTCAGTTCACGGGTAATGATAAAGTCGCGAGTAGTACCAGTGACTGGTTTGCCTTCATTGTCTACGGTTTTGCCATCTTCATTGATAAAGGCAACCTTGATGTCTTCGATTACACCTTCAGATACAACGAGATTAATATTTCCTTCTGGTGTAGCTTTGATATCAACGATTTGAGCTAAAACATAGCCCTTGTCTTGGTAATATTTTTCAAGCTCTTTCACCCCTGCTTGAATATCTTTGAGATTAGTAACTTTGCCAATCTGTGAACCAAAGATGCGATCAATCACACCTTCCTCTAGCACTTGTGTACCTTCAGTATTGACGGATCTAAGAACAGGATTTGGTAATACGAAGAACGTTACACGCACACCAATGTCAGTATCTTCTGGCTCCGCTTGAACATTTGAGAAAAAGCCTGTGGCAAATACAGCATTGATGTCAGATTGAAGCTGGGTTCGAGTTACTGTCCGCCCTGGCTTTGTAGCGATCGCATCATAAATTCTTTGCTCAAGTTCAGGAGGCAAAGGAGGTTGCCCCTCTGGGGTTTTAATAGCAACTTCTCCAACTAGTACTTGAGTTTCTGTTGTAGTTGCTGGAGGAGGAGTGGTCGAGGGCAGGGTAAAAGTTGGTGATGTACTTGGGGGTGGGGAACTTGGTTGAGTTGGGGTCTCCTCAGTTGTAGTTGGAGGAGGAGTTGGCTGCGGGGTTGGTGCTTGAGCAATCTCTTGCTTTACAGGAGCAGCCTGTGCCAGCAAAGGACTTGTTAGTAACGTGCTGGATGCGGCAATGGCTGTGAATACGAGCAAGTTTATACGCATAAAGTCTTCCAAACACCTACAGAATATTTAAACAGAATACTGAACAGGAAACTATTGACGGACAAATGTGAACAGAAAGTTTCTGAGAATAGTAATAAATAACTATAACTTTCAACATCCCTATATTGCTAGCAGTAATTAACTAAGAACTAAATTTTTTCATAGCGATCGCCGATGTTAAAAATCATAACTACCTCAAAAGTCTACCGTTGAAGCCCTTTTTTGCAAAAATTTGTAAAAACTATGCTAACTGATCGCTGCTAAGACTCGTTTCATAACCTCTTGATAGGCTTCAGCAACATTACCGAGATCTTGACGAAAGCGGTCTTTATCTAGGATACGGGCGGTGGGGTCGGCGATCGCCTTATCCCAGAGACGACAGGTATCGGGACTAATTTCATCGGCTAGCAGTAAATGCCCATTAGCGTCAGATCCAATTTCCACCTTAAAATCAACGAGGATTAAATTGCAGCGCTCAAAAAAAGTTTGCAGATGGTGATTAATATCTAGAGCTAGTTGTTTGAGTTGAGTAACTTGTTCAGGTGTGGCGAGATCAAGCATGGAGACATGGGCATCAGTAATCAGAGGATCGCCAAGGTCATCATTTTTATAGAAAAATTCGACTAGGGGCTGCTTGAGTGGTTGACCTTGTGCTAAACCAAGGCGTTTGCAAATGCTCCCTGCGGCAATATTCCGAACCACAACTTCGATGGGCAATATCTGGACGGCGGCAACTTGCATCTCATTAGGTGAAACTTGCTTGATGAAGTGGGTAGCAATACCTTGAGTTTCCAGATACTGAAAAATATGCGAAGCGATCGCGCAGTTCATTTCTCCTTTATTGGCGATCGTGCCTTTTTTGAGAGCATTGAAGGCGGTTGCATCATCTTTGTAGCGCGACAGCAAAATATGGGGATCGTCTGTTGTAAACAGGATTTTGGCTTTGCCTTCGTAGAGCTTAGTTCCACTCATGGATAGATATATGGCGATAGTAGTTGCTTAAGTATTCTATAGGATCGCTAACCCCACAAGATATTTGGGGCGCGAAGCACCCCAAATATCTTGTGGGGTTAGCGATGGCGCGGCTGAGCCACGCCATCAGAAAATTTATGGTGAAGCACTCAATTTAAGCCTAGTGCAGCCAATTGAGCTTGGGCTTTTTGCAAAGATTCTAGCCATTCCCGATCGCTCATACTATCAGCGACAATGCCTGCCCCAACCTGTCCCCAGATATGATTATTAGTCTTGAGTAAAGTGCGAATTAAGATATTCAGATCCATGTTGCCGCGCCTATCAATATAGCCACAGGA
This genomic stretch from Pseudanabaena galeata CCNP1313 harbors:
- the lpxA gene encoding acyl-ACP--UDP-N-acetylglucosamine O-acyltransferase, whose product is MPVSHAPVSEFIHPTAIVHPDAQLHPTVKVGAYAVIGEQVKIGAHTVIGHHAIVEGRTEIGDRNQIYPGAAIGLDSQDLKYAGAESLVKIGNDNRIREYVTINRANEADEVTHVGNGNLLMAYVHVGHNCEIEDRVIIANGVALAGHVHIESHARISGVLGVHQFVRIGRLSMVGGMSRIERDVPPYTLVEGNPSRVRTLNRVGIDRAGLDGETQQALKSAFRLLYHQDLTLVEALEKLVTLVDNPHVQHLRQFLQDSITISHRRGPIPIRL
- the fabZ gene encoding 3-hydroxyacyl-ACP dehydratase FabZ; its protein translation is MSTLTEEPTINSAELNTDSTNSVTSQVLMIEDIQKLLPHRYPFLLVDRIIDFVPNKSATGIKNVTFNEPFFQGHFPERPIMPGVLIVEAMAQVGGIVLRHLPGMENQLSLFAGIDKVRFRRPVVPGDRLTITTELIVARKRFGKMHGRAEVDGQLACEGELMFSLVNL
- the lpxC gene encoding UDP-3-O-acyl-N-acetylglucosamine deacetylase: MLYQQTIAAPFSLSGIGLHSGEQVSVTVSPAPINSGRYFIYGEAKIPADTTVVSASQLSTELRQNGTGVRTVEHLLSALFGMGVHNACIQLDRPELPILDGSALPWVEAIAKVGIKTQVQGDRLIPLPEAVTVSKGDSFVTAIPADTLRFTYGIEYPTQAIGEQWFSWSPAIANFGEKFASEIAPARTFTLAAYIDQARAAGLIKGGSLENALVCDAEKWINPPLRFADEPCRHKLLDLIGDLSLLGFLPRAHILAYKASHNLHAEFAIALAQKL
- a CDS encoding BamA/TamA family outer membrane protein; its protein translation is MRINLLVFTAIAASSTLLTSPLLAQAAPVKQEIAQAPTPQPTPPPTTTEETPTQPSSPPPSTSPTFTLPSTTPPPATTTETQVLVGEVAIKTPEGQPPLPPELEQRIYDAIATKPGRTVTRTQLQSDINAVFATGFFSNVQAEPEDTDIGVRVTFFVLPNPVLRSVNTEGTQVLEEGVIDRIFGSQIGKVTNLKDIQAGVKELEKYYQDKGYVLAQIVDIKATPEGNINLVVSEGVIEDIKVAFINEDGKTVDNEGKPVTGTTRDFIITRELTIKEGEIFNRNAVQGDLQKVFALGLFEDLNIGLAPGTDPRKVIVTVNVKERNTGSIAAGAGLSSSTGLFGTVSFQQQNLGGNNQKLGLDIQVGERELLFDLNFTDPWLAGDPNRTSFTANIFNRSLFSFIFDTPIGIGPDNVSPRINRLGTGFSFSRPLGTATTASLGLRYERVSITNSNNNEISPTDSLGNPLSASGTGQDDLLLLQFAYATDQRDNPIKPSSGSVFRIATEQSIPIGLGSVFLNRVRASYSYFIPVNFLNFSEGTQALAFNVQAGTVIGTLPPYEAFQLGGSNSVRGWDEGKIGSGRSFGIFSAEYRFPVFNIVGGVLFFDYGTDLGSASAVPGNPAGARNKPGDGAGYGIGVRVQSPLGSIRVDYGIGSNGGTQFSFGLGEKF
- the purC gene encoding phosphoribosylaminoimidazolesuccinocarboxamide synthase, with protein sequence MSGTKLYEGKAKILFTTDDPHILLSRYKDDATAFNALKKGTIANKGEMNCAIASHIFQYLETQGIATHFIKQVSPNEMQVAAVQILPIEVVVRNIAAGSICKRLGLAQGQPLKQPLVEFFYKNDDLGDPLITDAHVSMLDLATPEQVTQLKQLALDINHHLQTFFERCNLILVDFKVEIGSDANGHLLLADEISPDTCRLWDKAIADPTARILDKDRFRQDLGNVAEAYQEVMKRVLAAIS